The following coding sequences lie in one Flavobacteriales bacterium genomic window:
- the fabG gene encoding 3-oxoacyl-[acyl-carrier-protein] reductase, whose amino-acid sequence MKLLEGKVAIITGATRGIGKGVAEVFAKHGAQIAFTYVSSEEQAKEVEKMLTSYGVKAKGYKSNAADLKQAEQFIADVVAEFGRIDVIVNNAGITRDGLLMRMSEENWDEVINTNLKSVFNITKAALKTLLGQRSGSIINMSSVVGIEGNAGQSNYAASKAGAIGFTKSIAQEIGSRNIRCNAICPGFIETEMTAQLNQDIMKGWIEDIPMKRPGTPEDVANAALFLASDLSLYVTGQTLNVCGGMQT is encoded by the coding sequence ATGAAATTATTAGAAGGTAAAGTAGCCATAATTACAGGAGCAACCAGAGGTATTGGTAAAGGTGTTGCCGAAGTTTTTGCTAAACATGGTGCTCAAATCGCTTTTACGTACGTTTCTTCGGAAGAACAAGCCAAAGAAGTAGAAAAAATGCTAACCAGTTATGGTGTAAAAGCAAAAGGATACAAATCGAACGCTGCTGATTTAAAACAAGCGGAGCAATTTATTGCTGATGTGGTTGCTGAATTTGGTAGAATTGATGTAATTGTAAACAATGCAGGTATTACTCGCGATGGTTTATTGATGCGTATGAGTGAAGAAAACTGGGACGAAGTAATCAATACCAACCTAAAATCAGTATTTAACATTACCAAAGCTGCGTTGAAAACTCTATTGGGACAACGTTCTGGCTCTATCATTAACATGAGTTCGGTAGTAGGTATCGAAGGTAATGCAGGACAATCGAACTATGCCGCATCTAAAGCTGGAGCTATTGGTTTTACTAAATCTATAGCACAAGAAATTGGTTCTCGTAACATCCGTTGCAATGCCATTTGCCCAGGTTTTATTGAAACTGAAATGACAGCTCAACTCAACCAAGACATTATGAAAGGTTGGATAGAAGATATACCTATGAAAAGACCTGGAACTCCGGAAGATGTGGCTAATGCAGCATTGTTTTTGGCTTCCGATTTATCGTTGTACGTTACCGGACAAACACTTAACGTTTGTGGTGGTATGCAAACCTAG
- the sucD gene encoding succinate--CoA ligase subunit alpha, with protein sequence MSILVNKNSKVIVQGFTGGEGTFHAGQMIEYGTNVVGGVTPGKGGQKHLDKPVFNTVEDAVKATGADVSILFVPPAFAADAILEAADAGIKVIVCITEGIPVKDMIPVKEYLKSTDCRLIGPNCPGIITPGEAKIGIMPGFIFKKGKIGIVSKSGTLTYEAADQVVKAGLGISTAIGIGGDPIIGTTTQEAIEMFMADPETDGIVMIGEIGGNLEANAAAWIKANGTKPVVGFIAGETAPAGRTMGHAGAIVGGENDTAQAKKRIMREAGITVVDSPATIGEAMAELMKVNA encoded by the coding sequence ATGAGTATACTAGTAAACAAAAATTCAAAAGTTATCGTGCAAGGATTTACGGGTGGTGAAGGTACTTTCCACGCTGGTCAAATGATAGAATACGGAACCAACGTTGTTGGTGGTGTAACTCCTGGAAAAGGTGGTCAAAAACATTTAGACAAGCCTGTTTTTAATACGGTTGAAGATGCTGTTAAAGCAACTGGTGCTGATGTCTCAATTTTGTTTGTGCCTCCAGCTTTTGCTGCTGATGCAATTTTAGAAGCTGCTGATGCTGGTATTAAAGTTATTGTTTGTATTACAGAAGGAATTCCTGTTAAAGACATGATTCCTGTTAAAGAATATTTAAAATCAACTGATTGTCGTTTAATCGGACCAAACTGCCCAGGTATTATTACTCCAGGTGAAGCTAAAATTGGTATCATGCCAGGTTTTATCTTCAAAAAAGGTAAAATTGGTATCGTTTCAAAATCAGGAACATTAACTTACGAAGCTGCCGACCAAGTGGTGAAAGCTGGTTTAGGAATTTCTACTGCTATTGGTATTGGTGGTGACCCAATTATTGGAACCACTACACAAGAAGCTATTGAAATGTTTATGGCTGACCCAGAAACGGACGGAATAGTTATGATTGGTGAAATTGGTGGTAACCTTGAAGCAAATGCTGCTGCTTGGATTAAAGCTAACGGAACTAAACCAGTTGTTGGTTTTATTGCCGGAGAAACTGCTCCTGCTGGTAGAACAATGGGACACGCTGGTGCTATTGTTGGTGGTGAAAACGATACAGCTCAAGCTAAGAAAAGAATCATGAGAGAAGCTGGAATTACTGTTGTTGATTCGCCTGCAACGATTGGTGAAGCTATGGCTGAATTAATGAAAGTTAACGCATAA
- a CDS encoding zinc metallopeptidase, which yields MLTSPIFIIGIVFMLIGLAVGQMLKSKFKKYSKIPLSTNLSGKEVAEKMLKYYGIFDVEVISVQGQLTDHYNPVNKTVNLSPDVYEGRNAAAAAIAAHECGHAVQHATAYNMLKLRTALVPLQNASGKIINIIVMISIFGGYFLYSALPFNAILYVIIAAYAVITSFSFITLPVEFDASKRALVWIRTNGIVNSSEYDNAKDALNWAAATYVVAAIGSLATLLYYISMLNNRD from the coding sequence ATGTTAACAAGCCCCATATTTATCATCGGTATTGTATTTATGCTAATAGGATTAGCAGTAGGTCAAATGCTAAAATCAAAATTTAAAAAGTATTCAAAAATTCCACTTTCAACCAATTTAAGCGGTAAAGAAGTTGCTGAAAAAATGCTGAAATATTACGGCATTTTTGATGTAGAAGTAATTTCTGTACAAGGTCAATTAACCGACCACTACAACCCCGTAAACAAAACAGTAAATTTAAGTCCTGATGTGTACGAAGGTAGAAATGCAGCAGCTGCTGCAATTGCTGCTCACGAATGTGGACACGCTGTGCAACATGCTACAGCTTACAACATGCTTAAATTAAGAACTGCTTTAGTGCCTTTACAAAATGCAAGTGGTAAAATCATCAACATTATTGTAATGATTTCCATTTTTGGAGGTTACTTTTTATACAGTGCATTGCCTTTCAATGCCATTCTTTATGTAATTATTGCTGCTTATGCCGTAATTACTTCTTTCAGTTTCATTACGCTTCCTGTAGAATTTGATGCCAGCAAACGAGCATTGGTTTGGATTAGAACGAATGGTATTGTTAACTCATCAGAATACGACAATGCAAAAGATGCCTTGAATTGGGCTGCTGCAACATACGTTGTTGCTGCAATTGGTTCATTAGCCACTTTATTGTATTACATATCAATGTTAAATAATAGAGATTAA
- the folE gene encoding GTP cyclohydrolase I FolE has translation MMRENNMDGYEKIEQYNDDKINALSNHYAKIIEHLGEDVKREGLEKTPERVAKAMQYLTHGYDLDPAEILKSAMFAEDHNHMIIVKDIELYSMCEHHMLPFFGKAHIAYIPNGHIVGLSKIPRVVDAFARRLQVQERLTDQIMNCIQDTLNAKGVAVVIEAKHMCMQMRGIQKQNSTTTTSSFTGAFEKDSTRKEFIALISHKMS, from the coding sequence ATGATGAGAGAAAATAACATGGACGGTTACGAAAAAATCGAACAGTACAATGATGATAAAATCAATGCACTTTCCAATCATTATGCAAAGATAATTGAACATTTAGGCGAAGACGTTAAACGTGAGGGCTTAGAAAAAACTCCTGAACGAGTGGCTAAAGCCATGCAATACTTAACACACGGTTATGATTTAGACCCCGCAGAGATATTAAAATCTGCTATGTTTGCCGAAGACCACAACCACATGATTATTGTAAAAGACATTGAATTGTATTCCATGTGCGAACACCACATGTTACCATTTTTTGGAAAAGCACACATTGCTTACATTCCTAACGGTCACATTGTTGGTTTAAGTAAAATACCTCGTGTGGTGGATGCTTTTGCAAGAAGATTGCAAGTTCAAGAACGTTTAACAGACCAAATTATGAATTGTATTCAAGACACCTTAAACGCTAAGGGTGTAGCTGTTGTAATTGAAGCTAAACACATGTGTATGCAAATGCGTGGTATTCAAAAACAAAATTCTACCACAACAACCTCTTCGTTTACTGGTGCATTTGAAAAAGATAGCACCCGTAAAGAGTTTATTGCATTAATTTCACACAAAATGTCATAA
- a CDS encoding 6-carboxytetrahydropterin synthase has translation MVFLTRRERFNAAHRLFKPEWTDQQNFEVFGKCSNPNWHGHNYTIFVTIKGEPNPETGFVINLKQLSKIVRERIIEQADHKNLNLEVPFMKEKIPTAENIAIAIWQEIEADIIKLNCNLHCIKVVETENNSVEYYGN, from the coding sequence ATGGTATTTCTTACAAGAAGAGAACGTTTTAATGCTGCTCACCGTTTATTTAAACCTGAATGGACTGACCAACAGAATTTTGAGGTTTTTGGTAAATGCTCCAACCCCAACTGGCACGGACACAATTACACTATTTTTGTAACCATAAAAGGTGAACCAAACCCCGAAACTGGTTTTGTAATTAACCTTAAACAATTGAGCAAAATTGTTCGTGAACGCATTATTGAACAAGCCGATCACAAAAATTTAAACTTGGAAGTTCCCTTTATGAAAGAGAAGATACCTACTGCCGAAAATATTGCCATTGCTATTTGGCAAGAAATTGAAGCCGACATTATTAAATTAAATTGTAATTTACATTGTATAAAGGTGGTAGAAACCGAGAATAATTCGGTGGAATACTACGGAAATTGA
- a CDS encoding DUF2132 domain-containing protein gives MTQPNNPLHGVRLDTIVNTLVDYYGWEKLGNHININCFKNNPTLKSSLVFLRKTPWARKKVEDLYLEVIERQS, from the coding sequence ATGACTCAACCAAACAACCCTCTTCACGGCGTACGATTAGACACCATAGTTAATACTTTAGTAGATTATTACGGCTGGGAAAAATTGGGGAACCACATCAACATCAATTGTTTTAAAAACAACCCAACGTTAAAATCGAGTTTAGTATTTTTACGTAAAACACCTTGGGCAAGAAAAAAAGTGGAGGACTTGTATTTAGAGGTTATCGAGCGACAATCATAA
- a CDS encoding HAD-IIIA family hydrolase — translation MSNFKELLPKINTFIFDVDGVLTDGMVTVMSDGDQIRRMNIKDGYALQYAVKKGYNIAIISGGSSESVRLRLNGLGITDVFLKASNKIEIFENYIKSKNITTDNILYMGDDVPDYPVMIKCGVATCPNDAAIEIKSIAHYISHKDGGKGCVRDVIEQVLRCQGKWFDETAHTW, via the coding sequence ATGAGTAACTTTAAAGAACTTCTTCCAAAAATCAACACTTTTATTTTTGATGTTGATGGCGTTTTAACCGACGGTATGGTTACGGTAATGTCGGACGGTGATCAAATTAGACGTATGAACATTAAAGATGGCTATGCCTTGCAGTATGCTGTAAAAAAAGGCTACAATATTGCCATTATTTCTGGAGGAAGCTCCGAATCGGTTCGTTTGCGTTTAAACGGACTAGGTATTACTGATGTATTTTTAAAAGCGAGCAACAAAATAGAGATTTTTGAAAACTACATCAAATCAAAAAACATAACTACCGATAACATTTTATACATGGGTGATGATGTTCCTGATTATCCTGTGATGATTAAATGTGGAGTAGCTACCTGCCCCAACGATGCAGCTATTGAAATTAAAAGCATTGCACATTACATTTCTCACAAAGATGGCGGAAAAGGTTGCGTAAGAGATGTAATTGAACAAGTGCTACGCTGTCAAGGTAAATGGTTTGACGAAACTGCTCACACATGGTAA
- a CDS encoding DUF2520 domain-containing protein, producing MTFIGAGNVATHLAKALFKVNISINQVYSKSFKNANALAKKVNAQPIENLSQLNSRTDLLIISVPDDAIETVLKNITIKDKLMVHTSGSVDLSVFKKGTFKSVGIFYPLQTFSKSKAVNIHEVPFCIEANAKPNLTLLHILANRLSDKVYEISSAQRQQLHLAAVFACNFSNNMYQIAFDICGKNNIDFNILKPLIKETAQKIETIEPKLAQTGPAKRKDATTILKHLDLLQNQKNYQDIYQLITQNIQKDS from the coding sequence ATAACATTTATTGGTGCTGGAAACGTGGCTACACATTTAGCAAAAGCTTTGTTTAAAGTCAACATCTCTATTAATCAGGTTTACAGCAAGTCGTTTAAAAATGCCAATGCTTTGGCTAAAAAAGTAAATGCTCAGCCCATCGAAAATTTGAGCCAACTCAATAGCCGAACAGATTTGTTAATCATTTCGGTACCTGACGATGCTATTGAAACTGTTTTAAAAAACATAACCATAAAGGATAAATTAATGGTACACACTTCGGGTAGCGTTGATTTAAGTGTTTTTAAAAAAGGAACTTTTAAATCGGTTGGAATATTTTACCCTTTGCAGACTTTTAGCAAAAGTAAAGCGGTTAACATCCACGAAGTACCTTTTTGTATTGAAGCCAATGCTAAACCAAATTTAACTTTACTCCACATTTTGGCTAATAGACTATCTGATAAGGTTTATGAAATAAGTTCGGCACAACGACAACAATTGCATTTAGCAGCTGTTTTTGCTTGTAATTTTTCTAACAACATGTATCAAATTGCTTTTGATATTTGCGGTAAAAACAACATCGATTTTAACATTCTGAAACCATTAATTAAGGAAACTGCTCAAAAAATTGAAACCATTGAACCCAAATTAGCACAAACCGGACCAGCAAAAAGAAAGGATGCAACAACCATTTTAAAACACTTGGATTTACTTCAAAATCAAAAAAATTATCAAGACATTTATCAATTAATAACGCAAAATATTCAGAAAGATAGTTGA
- the ccsB gene encoding c-type cytochrome biogenesis protein CcsB has product MLTSIKNILFSTRLTAVLLFIFGAAIGVATFIENDYGTPAAKSVIFNTRWLELVMLLLTINLIGNIFKYKMFQKSKLATLTFHVAFIVILIGAGITRYFGFEGLMHIREGEQSNIIVTDQTYLQFKVDDQKMQYAFDKPLFLNPLHNENFNVKFNFEGKDIAVSYKDFIPNSIDTVVPVKNGKKIIEIVTVGEGGRMSRFIEDGQTKFFGDFPIAFNDNSRSEAIKISELNGGLTVLSPYDIQYLSMDDQSTDVLVRDSLHEFKNRRLYTVGGIQLVFKELHESVEVKKVTAAKGVRGEDALVVDVTCNNTKNEVTLFGGKGYTSRNTIFQLEGLNFSLAYGAKEVYVPFEVKLDNFILYKYPGSMSPSSYESEVTVIDNRNGGKKFSQRIFMNNVLDYDGYRLFQSSYDQDELGTVLSVNHDFWGTTVTYVGYFLLMLGMVLTLLSKKSRFNTLRNSINKMRLKREKLTVLLVLFSIGFATAQHDSPHQKNEYVKIDEQHAEKFGRLLIQDAGGRIKPVQTLASEVLRKVARKEQFNDMSANQVLLSMMYNPGYWQEQPLIKVKHPELEKKLNAVDGYAAFKNFFDKEFSYIIAKDADEANRKKPAERTKYDKEVIAVDERANICFMVFQGAMLRVFPKAGDENNTWFTSMDYQQFKSHDSVFVKSIIPYYFSAINESFTNGNWSLADSILNHVVEYQQKFGAAVIPAQSVIDAEITYNKINIFEKLFKYYLFTGLLMLVFLFMDIFSAKKWKKRVITGLSVFLFALFLAHTLGLAARWYISGHAPWSNGYESMIYIGWATVFAGFLFSRTSKMTLAATAVLTSLILMVAHLNWLDPEITPLVPVLKSYWLMIHVAVITGSYGFLGLGALLGFMNLLLMILRTKKNYNNITDTIKELTYINEMTLTVGVFMATVGTFLGGVWANESWGRYWGWDPKETWALVIVLIYAMILHLRFIPKANGKYLFNLVSVLGFSTVIMTYFGVNYYLSGLHSYAKGDPVPIPTFVPVTVVVILVIAVIAYLRNKKN; this is encoded by the coding sequence ATGCTTACTTCCATTAAAAATATATTGTTCTCTACCAGACTAACTGCTGTTTTGCTTTTTATTTTCGGAGCAGCAATTGGTGTGGCAACCTTTATCGAAAACGATTACGGTACACCAGCAGCTAAAAGTGTAATTTTTAATACCAGATGGTTGGAATTGGTGATGTTGTTGTTAACCATTAACTTAATCGGTAACATTTTTAAGTATAAAATGTTTCAAAAATCCAAATTGGCTACCTTAACATTCCATGTAGCTTTTATTGTAATATTGATTGGTGCTGGAATTACACGATACTTTGGTTTTGAGGGTTTGATGCATATCCGTGAAGGAGAGCAAAGTAATATTATTGTTACCGACCAAACGTATTTGCAATTTAAGGTGGACGACCAAAAAATGCAGTATGCTTTTGATAAACCTTTGTTTTTAAATCCGTTACATAACGAAAACTTCAATGTTAAATTTAATTTTGAAGGTAAAGATATTGCGGTTAGTTACAAAGATTTTATTCCAAACTCTATTGATACGGTTGTTCCTGTAAAAAATGGTAAAAAAATAATTGAAATAGTTACTGTTGGTGAAGGTGGAAGAATGTCACGTTTTATTGAAGATGGTCAAACCAAATTTTTTGGCGATTTCCCGATTGCATTTAACGATAACAGTCGGTCGGAAGCCATTAAAATTAGTGAATTGAATGGAGGGTTGACTGTTCTGTCGCCTTACGATATTCAATATTTAAGTATGGATGATCAATCAACTGATGTGTTGGTTAGAGATTCCTTACACGAGTTTAAAAACCGAAGATTGTACACCGTTGGTGGAATCCAGTTAGTGTTTAAGGAATTACACGAAAGTGTAGAAGTAAAGAAAGTTACTGCTGCAAAAGGTGTTAGAGGTGAAGATGCTTTGGTGGTTGATGTAACTTGTAACAATACTAAAAATGAGGTAACACTATTTGGAGGTAAAGGATATACCTCAAGAAACACCATTTTTCAGTTGGAAGGATTAAATTTTTCATTGGCTTATGGTGCTAAAGAAGTGTATGTTCCTTTTGAAGTAAAACTCGATAATTTTATTTTATACAAATATCCTGGTTCGATGAGCCCCTCATCTTACGAAAGTGAAGTAACCGTTATTGATAACAGAAATGGTGGGAAGAAATTTTCGCAACGCATATTTATGAACAATGTATTGGATTACGATGGTTATCGTTTGTTTCAATCGTCGTACGACCAAGATGAATTGGGAACAGTATTATCGGTAAACCACGATTTTTGGGGAACAACCGTAACTTATGTTGGTTATTTCTTGCTAATGTTAGGTATGGTGTTGACCTTACTTTCTAAAAAATCAAGATTTAATACCTTAAGAAACTCCATTAACAAAATGCGGTTGAAACGTGAAAAATTGACTGTTTTATTGGTGTTGTTTTCTATAGGATTTGCAACTGCTCAACACGATTCGCCACATCAAAAAAACGAATACGTTAAAATTGATGAGCAACATGCTGAAAAATTTGGTAGGTTGTTAATTCAAGATGCTGGAGGTAGAATAAAACCAGTTCAAACCTTGGCTTCGGAAGTATTGCGTAAAGTTGCCCGTAAAGAGCAATTTAACGACATGAGTGCCAACCAAGTGTTGTTAAGTATGATGTACAATCCTGGTTATTGGCAAGAACAACCTTTAATTAAAGTAAAACATCCTGAATTAGAGAAAAAATTAAACGCAGTTGATGGTTATGCAGCTTTTAAAAATTTCTTCGATAAAGAGTTTAGTTACATCATAGCAAAAGATGCCGATGAAGCCAATCGTAAAAAACCTGCTGAACGTACCAAATACGACAAAGAAGTAATTGCTGTTGATGAGCGTGCAAACATTTGTTTTATGGTGTTTCAGGGTGCAATGTTGAGGGTGTTTCCAAAAGCTGGAGATGAAAACAATACGTGGTTTACCAGTATGGATTATCAACAATTTAAATCGCACGATTCGGTTTTTGTGAAGTCGATTATTCCTTATTATTTTTCAGCAATAAACGAATCGTTTACCAACGGAAACTGGTCTTTAGCCGACAGTATTTTAAATCATGTGGTTGAATATCAACAAAAGTTTGGCGCAGCAGTTATTCCTGCTCAATCGGTAATTGATGCCGAGATAACCTACAATAAAATCAACATTTTTGAGAAGTTGTTTAAGTACTACTTGTTTACAGGATTGTTGATGTTAGTGTTCTTATTCATGGATATTTTTAGTGCGAAGAAATGGAAGAAAAGAGTCATTACTGGATTGTCCGTTTTCTTATTTGCATTGTTTTTAGCTCATACATTAGGCTTAGCTGCTCGTTGGTACATTTCTGGTCATGCACCTTGGAGTAATGGTTACGAGTCGATGATATACATTGGTTGGGCAACGGTTTTTGCAGGTTTTTTGTTTTCACGTACTTCAAAAATGACCTTGGCCGCAACAGCTGTTCTGACTTCATTAATTTTAATGGTTGCACATTTAAACTGGCTTGATCCAGAAATTACTCCATTGGTTCCAGTGTTAAAATCGTATTGGTTGATGATACACGTTGCAGTAATTACGGGTAGCTATGGGTTTTTAGGTTTGGGTGCATTGTTAGGATTTATGAACTTGTTGTTAATGATTTTAAGAACCAAAAAGAATTACAACAATATTACTGATACCATTAAAGAGTTGACGTATATCAATGAAATGACTTTGACCGTTGGGGTGTTTATGGCTACAGTAGGTACATTTTTAGGTGGTGTGTGGGCAAACGAAAGCTGGGGTAGGTATTGGGGTTGGGATCCAAAAGAAACTTGGGCATTGGTAATTGTGTTGATTTATGCCATGATTTTACATTTACGATTTATACCAAAAGCTAATGGGAAATACTTGTTTAACTTGGTTTCAGTTCTTGGTTTCAGTACAGTAATCATGACTTATTTTGGTGTAAATTATTACTTGTCAGGGTTGCATTCTTATGCAAAAGGTGACCCAGTTCCAATTCCTACTTTTGTTCCTGTAACGGTTGTAGTAATTTTGGTAATTGCAGTAATTGCTTATTTAAGAAATAAAAAAAATTAG
- a CDS encoding tetratricopeptide repeat protein, with product MRFNWIVFLLVVFSLGGLSAQSQKQFIKVGDQLFAEGDYYGASKWYKDAMDVDSAYLDVVYKYAEALRLYNDYAKAEWYYNTVYRKDMGGKLFPLAPFWYSMMLKYNGNYSEAKKFFKRSKRFFRDKKSYHYQKVMQEIKSCETAIQLRKDSLPIDIKNIGNSINTYDSELGATLLSDSVLIYSSLRDEKMKDDNEVSDTSYYLMKLFSANRKGDVWLTDSKLEEKINEKGFHIANGCLNTKGDVFYYNKCSRNLYCSIYAIPYENGKWGSAFEVSAVNSPTATTTQPYITEINGKEVLFFSSNREGGQGMMDIWYSINENNQFQMPKNAGKVINSIEDEITPFYNLEDSSLYFSSNWHEGLGGFDIFSSKTDLKNYEPVKNIGFPINTSTNDFYYSIKGKTALLTSNRKGSYTKKGETCCNDVYYYGIPDTIKTVFTTLEELNRYLPVKLYFHNDHPNPRSRDTTTTLNYVSTYKDYTRLYNEYKREFSNGLKGVEKDDAMVDIEDLFSSYIDKGAKDLEMFTPLLIKELEAGKQVALTIKGFASPLSKSDYNVNLTLRRISSLINYLSEYENGKLLPYINGAAENGGLLTFTKVPFGEYQSVKEISDDLADKRNSVYSPGAALERKIEIIAITVTDTNQSTLDGSEMEKLPLLTFKDTVLTFEENELEKKFKIINNGESPLKIFAATFSSEGFEAEFTNEPIAAFEPTFILIKRKQTNSKNSMVTFLTNGVPNRIIKEIKVLN from the coding sequence ATGAGGTTTAATTGGATTGTCTTTTTATTGGTTGTGTTTTCTCTTGGTGGGCTTTCTGCTCAATCACAAAAGCAATTTATTAAAGTTGGCGACCAACTTTTTGCCGAAGGCGATTATTATGGAGCAAGCAAGTGGTATAAAGATGCCATGGATGTTGATTCGGCTTACCTTGATGTGGTTTACAAATATGCCGAAGCATTACGTTTGTATAACGATTACGCCAAAGCAGAGTGGTATTACAATACGGTTTATCGAAAGGACATGGGAGGGAAATTATTTCCTTTAGCTCCATTTTGGTATTCGATGATGTTGAAATATAATGGGAACTACAGCGAGGCAAAAAAGTTTTTCAAGCGTTCGAAACGTTTTTTTAGAGATAAGAAAAGCTATCATTACCAAAAGGTAATGCAAGAAATTAAATCGTGCGAAACAGCTATACAACTTCGAAAAGATTCTTTGCCTATCGATATTAAAAACATAGGTAATTCTATCAACACCTACGATAGTGAGTTGGGAGCAACCTTGTTAAGCGATTCTGTTTTAATCTACTCTTCGCTGCGTGATGAAAAAATGAAAGATGATAATGAAGTTTCTGATACGTCTTACTATTTAATGAAATTGTTTAGTGCAAACAGAAAAGGAGATGTTTGGCTAACCGATAGTAAATTAGAAGAGAAAATAAACGAAAAAGGTTTTCACATAGCCAATGGGTGTTTAAATACGAAAGGCGATGTGTTTTATTACAACAAATGCAGTAGAAATTTGTATTGCAGTATTTATGCAATTCCTTACGAAAATGGAAAATGGGGGAGTGCTTTTGAAGTTTCTGCGGTAAACAGTCCAACAGCTACTACTACACAACCCTACATTACCGAAATAAACGGAAAAGAGGTGTTGTTTTTCTCCTCAAACAGAGAAGGTGGACAAGGTATGATGGATATTTGGTATTCAATCAACGAAAACAATCAGTTTCAAATGCCAAAAAATGCGGGAAAGGTTATAAACTCTATTGAAGATGAAATTACACCGTTTTATAATTTAGAAGATTCATCACTTTATTTTAGTTCTAACTGGCACGAAGGCTTGGGAGGGTTTGATATTTTTAGCTCTAAAACTGATTTGAAAAATTATGAACCTGTTAAAAATATTGGCTTCCCAATTAATACCAGTACCAACGATTTTTATTATTCCATTAAAGGAAAAACGGCATTGTTAACCTCAAACCGTAAGGGTTCTTATACCAAAAAAGGGGAGACCTGCTGCAATGATGTGTATTACTACGGGATACCCGATACCATTAAAACAGTTTTTACTACCTTAGAAGAATTAAACCGGTATTTACCTGTTAAGCTATATTTTCATAACGATCACCCTAATCCTCGTTCTAGAGATACTACTACCACTTTAAATTATGTTAGCACGTATAAAGATTACACGCGCTTATACAATGAGTACAAAAGAGAGTTTTCTAATGGGTTGAAAGGCGTAGAAAAAGATGATGCCATGGTAGATATTGAAGATTTGTTTAGCAGTTATATTGATAAAGGTGCAAAAGATTTGGAGATGTTTACACCACTTTTAATTAAGGAGCTTGAAGCAGGAAAACAAGTAGCTTTAACTATAAAAGGTTTTGCTAGTCCTCTATCTAAATCAGATTACAATGTAAATTTAACCTTACGACGTATTTCTAGTTTAATCAATTATTTGAGCGAGTATGAAAATGGAAAACTGCTTCCTTATATCAATGGTGCAGCAGAAAATGGTGGGTTATTAACCTTTACCAAAGTTCCTTTTGGAGAATATCAGTCGGTAAAAGAGATTAGTGACGATTTGGCTGATAAAAGAAATTCGGTATATAGTCCAGGGGCCGCATTGGAGCGTAAAATAGAAATTATTGCTATAACGGTTACCGATACCAACCAAAGTACTTTAGATGGTTCGGAAATGGAAAAATTACCGTTGTTGACTTTTAAAGATACTGTGTTAACTTTTGAGGAAAATGAATTAGAAAAGAAGTTTAAAATTATCAATAATGGTGAATCGCCTTTAAAAATATTTGCAGCTACTTTTAGTTCAGAAGGTTTTGAGGCTGAATTTACAAATGAACCTATTGCTGCTTTTGAACCCACATTTATTTTGATTAAAAGAAAACAAACAAACTCAAAGAACTCAATGGTTACCTTTTTAACCAATGGGGTTCCAAATAGAATTATAAAAGAGATAAAAGTGTTAAATTAG